One window of the Pseudomonas sp. S04 genome contains the following:
- a CDS encoding ammonium transporter codes for MTLRKFAGLGALLSLVMPSLAMAADEVAAPVLNSGDTAWMLTATALVLFMTIPGLALFYGGMVRSKNILSVMMQCFAITGLISILWVIYGYSIAFDTAGMEQGVVNFNSFFGGMGKAFLAGVTPASLTGPAALFPEAVFITFQMTFAIITPALIVGAFAERMKFSAMLIFMGVWFTLVYAPIAHMVWSGPGGLMWDWGVLDFAGGTVVHINAGIAGLVACLVLGKRKGFPTTPMAPHNLGYTLMGAAMLWIGWFGFNAGSAAAANGTAGMAMLVTQIATAAAALGWMLAEWLTHGKPSALGIASGVVAGLVAITPAAGTVGPMGALVIGLSAGVVCFFCATTLKRKMGYDDSLDAFGVHGIGGILGAILTGVFAAPSLGGFGTVTDIAAQVWIQCKGVGFTVIYTAIVTYVILKVLDAVMGLRVTEEEEAVGLDLAQHNERGYNL; via the coding sequence ATGACTCTGCGTAAATTCGCAGGGCTAGGAGCCCTGTTGTCCCTCGTAATGCCCAGCCTGGCCATGGCGGCAGACGAAGTGGCGGCTCCAGTCCTCAACTCCGGCGATACCGCCTGGATGCTGACCGCGACAGCCTTGGTGCTGTTCATGACCATTCCCGGCCTTGCGCTGTTCTACGGCGGCATGGTGCGCTCCAAAAACATTCTTTCCGTGATGATGCAGTGCTTCGCCATTACCGGTCTGATCAGCATCCTGTGGGTCATTTATGGCTACAGCATTGCGTTCGACACCGCGGGCATGGAGCAGGGCGTCGTCAACTTCAACTCGTTCTTCGGCGGCATGGGCAAGGCGTTCCTCGCCGGTGTCACCCCGGCGAGCCTGACAGGGCCGGCGGCACTGTTCCCTGAAGCGGTGTTCATCACCTTCCAGATGACTTTCGCCATCATCACCCCGGCGCTGATCGTCGGTGCCTTCGCCGAGCGGATGAAGTTCTCCGCAATGCTGATCTTCATGGGTGTGTGGTTCACCCTGGTGTACGCACCGATCGCGCACATGGTCTGGTCCGGCCCCGGTGGCCTGATGTGGGACTGGGGCGTCCTGGACTTCGCAGGCGGCACCGTGGTGCACATCAACGCCGGTATCGCCGGTCTGGTGGCCTGCCTGGTGCTGGGCAAGCGCAAGGGTTTCCCGACCACCCCAATGGCTCCGCACAACCTCGGTTACACCTTGATGGGCGCGGCCATGCTGTGGATTGGCTGGTTCGGCTTCAACGCCGGTTCCGCCGCGGCGGCCAACGGTACTGCCGGCATGGCGATGCTGGTAACCCAGATCGCAACCGCTGCCGCTGCCCTGGGCTGGATGCTGGCCGAGTGGCTGACCCACGGCAAACCTAGCGCCCTGGGCATCGCCTCGGGTGTGGTTGCCGGCCTGGTGGCCATTACTCCAGCCGCTGGCACCGTGGGCCCGATGGGCGCCCTGGTGATCGGCTTGTCGGCCGGCGTGGTGTGCTTCTTCTGCGCTACGACCCTGAAACGCAAAATGGGCTACGACGATTCCCTCGACGCCTTCGGCGTGCACGGTATTGGCGGTATTCTCGGTGCGATCCTCACCGGCGTATTTGCTGCACCGTCGCTGGGTGGCTTCGGCACCGTGACCGACATCGCTGCACAAGTCTGGATTCAGTGCAAAGGCGTGGGTTTCACGGTGATCTACACCGCGATCGTCACCTACGTCATCCTCAAGGTATTGGACGCCGTCATGGGTCTGCGCGTGACCGAAGAGGAAGAGGCAGTCGGCCTGGACCTGGCACAACACAACGAGCGCGGCTACAACCTGTAA
- the glnK gene encoding P-II family nitrogen regulator, with amino-acid sequence MKLVTAIIKPFKLDDVREALSEIGVQGITVTEVKGFGRQKGHTELYRGAEYVVDFLPKVKIDVAIDDKDLDRVIEAITKAANTGKIGDGKIFVVNLEQAIRIRTGETDTDAI; translated from the coding sequence ATGAAGCTAGTCACTGCCATCATCAAGCCGTTCAAACTGGATGACGTCCGCGAGGCACTGTCCGAGATCGGCGTGCAGGGCATTACCGTCACTGAGGTCAAAGGCTTCGGTCGGCAGAAGGGTCACACCGAGCTGTATCGCGGCGCGGAGTACGTGGTCGATTTCCTGCCCAAGGTGAAGATCGATGTCGCCATTGACGACAAGGATCTGGACCGGGTTATCGAGGCGATAACCAAGGCGGCCAACACCGGCAAGATTGGTGACGGCAAGATTTTCGTGGTCAATCTGGAACAGGCTATTCGCATCCGTACCGGCGAAACCGATACCGACGCGATCTAA
- a CDS encoding accessory factor UbiK family protein has translation MLAPKDLLDALSGHASRLFSGDTPLPKSEIESQFKALLQSGFSKLDLVSREEFDSQMIVLARTRARLESLEAKVAELEARLNPPAE, from the coding sequence ATGCTCGCGCCCAAAGACCTCCTCGACGCCCTGAGCGGCCACGCCTCCCGCCTGTTCAGCGGCGACACCCCGCTGCCCAAAAGCGAAATCGAAAGCCAGTTCAAGGCCCTGCTGCAAAGCGGCTTCAGCAAGCTGGACCTGGTCAGCCGGGAAGAATTCGACAGCCAGATGATCGTCCTGGCCCGCACCCGGGCACGCCTGGAAAGCCTTGAAGCGAAAGTCGCGGAGCTGGAAGCCAGGCTCAATCCGCCTGCCGAGTAA
- a CDS encoding YifB family Mg chelatase-like AAA ATPase has translation MSLSIVHSRAQIGVEAPAVTVEVHLANGLPSLTMVGLPEAAVKESKDRVRSAIINSGLQFPARRITLNLAPADLPKDGGRFDLAIALGILSASVQVPTLTLDDVECLGELALSGEVRAVRGVLPAALAARQAGRALVVPWANAEEACLASGLKVLAVHHLLEAVAHFNGHTPIEPYRSNGLLHASKPYPDLSEVQGQAAAKRALLIAAAGAHNLLFSGPPGTGKTLLASRLPGLLPPLTESEALEVAAIQSVASGVPLSHWPQRPFRQPHHSASGPALVGGSSKPQPGEITLAHHGVLFLDELPEFDRKVLEVLREPLESGYIVISRARDRVRFPARFQLVAAMNPCPCGYLGEPSGRCSCTTEMVQRYRHKLSGPLLDRIDLHLTVARETTALNPATQPGDNSARAAERVAMAREVQQQRQGCANAFLDLPGLRRHCQLSTVDERWLESACERLTLSLRAAHRLLKVSRTLADLEQAQGISREHLAEALHYRPANQ, from the coding sequence ATGTCCCTGTCCATCGTCCACAGCCGCGCCCAGATTGGCGTGGAGGCACCGGCTGTCACTGTCGAAGTCCACCTGGCCAATGGCTTGCCATCACTGACGATGGTCGGCTTGCCCGAAGCGGCGGTGAAAGAGAGCAAGGACCGGGTGCGCAGCGCGATCATCAATTCGGGCCTGCAGTTTCCAGCGCGGCGCATCACCTTGAATCTCGCTCCCGCCGACTTGCCCAAGGACGGTGGGCGCTTTGACCTGGCGATTGCCCTGGGGATTCTTTCGGCCAGCGTGCAGGTGCCAACCCTGACCCTGGATGACGTGGAGTGCCTGGGGGAACTGGCGCTTTCCGGTGAGGTGCGGGCGGTTCGCGGCGTGTTACCGGCCGCCTTGGCGGCGCGCCAGGCCGGGCGGGCGCTGGTGGTGCCCTGGGCGAATGCCGAGGAAGCTTGCCTGGCCTCCGGGCTCAAGGTGCTCGCGGTGCATCATTTGCTGGAAGCGGTCGCTCACTTCAACGGCCATACCCCCATCGAGCCTTACCGCTCCAACGGTTTGCTCCATGCCAGCAAGCCCTACCCCGACTTGAGCGAAGTACAAGGCCAGGCCGCCGCCAAGCGGGCCCTGCTGATAGCCGCGGCGGGCGCCCATAACCTACTGTTCAGCGGGCCACCCGGGACCGGGAAAACCCTGCTGGCCAGTCGCTTGCCCGGATTACTGCCACCGCTGACGGAAAGTGAGGCCCTGGAGGTGGCGGCGATCCAGTCGGTCGCCAGCGGTGTGCCGTTGAGTCATTGGCCGCAACGTCCTTTCCGCCAGCCCCATCACTCGGCGTCCGGCCCGGCGCTGGTAGGCGGCAGTTCAAAACCCCAGCCCGGGGAAATCACCCTCGCCCACCACGGCGTGCTGTTTCTCGACGAGCTGCCGGAGTTCGATCGCAAGGTGCTGGAGGTATTACGAGAGCCGCTGGAATCTGGCTATATCGTGATTTCCCGCGCCCGGGACCGAGTGCGTTTCCCGGCGCGTTTCCAACTGGTGGCGGCCATGAATCCCTGCCCCTGTGGCTACCTGGGCGAGCCCAGCGGTCGCTGCTCCTGCACCACGGAGATGGTCCAGCGTTACCGGCACAAGCTCTCCGGCCCGTTGCTCGACCGCATCGACCTGCACCTGACCGTCGCCCGCGAGACCACTGCACTCAATCCCGCCACCCAGCCGGGCGACAACTCCGCCCGTGCTGCCGAGCGCGTTGCCATGGCTCGCGAGGTTCAGCAGCAGCGCCAGGGCTGCGCCAACGCCTTCCTCGACCTGCCGGGGCTGCGCCGGCATTGCCAGTTGTCCACAGTGGACGAGCGCTGGCTGGAAAGCGCCTGCGAACGCCTGACCCTGTCGCTCAGGGCGGCCCATCGACTACTCAAGGTCTCCCGGACCCTGGCCGATCTCGAACAGGCGCAGGGCATCAGCCGCGAACACCTGGCTGAAGCACTGCACTATCGGCCGGCCAATCAATAA